A part of Eubacterium sp. AB3007 genomic DNA contains:
- the rpiB gene encoding ribose 5-phosphate isomerase B, with the protein MIIAIASDHGGFQLKKQVREHLVERGYKVVDLGTDSEESVDYPLFGKACAEAVASHKADLGVVCCGTGIGISIAANKVKGIRCGLCTSVEMATLTKQHNNANMLALGGRTTDPALAIEIVDAWLDTEFEGGRHQRRVDMLDEM; encoded by the coding sequence GTGACCACGGCGGATTTCAGCTGAAGAAACAGGTGCGGGAGCACCTGGTGGAGAGAGGCTACAAGGTAGTGGATCTGGGCACGGACTCCGAAGAATCGGTGGATTATCCCCTCTTCGGCAAGGCCTGCGCAGAGGCAGTAGCCTCGCACAAAGCCGACCTGGGCGTGGTCTGCTGCGGCACAGGGATCGGGATATCCATTGCAGCCAACAAGGTGAAGGGCATCCGCTGTGGGCTTTGTACCTCGGTGGAGATGGCGACGCTGACCAAGCAGCACAACAACGCCAACATGCTAGCGCTGGGTGGACGGACCACGGATCCCGCGCTGGCCATAGAGATCGTGGACGCCTGGCTGGACACCGAGTTCGAGGGCGGCCGTCACCAGAGAAGAGTCGATATGCTAGACGAGATGTAA
- a CDS encoding NAD(P)-dependent oxidoreductase codes for MKMFVYGLREYDERVYFDKFAALYGIEFDSVSSKPTLKNVDLAKGYDAINILTAPVDKAMIDAYYDLGVRCIMTRTIGYDHIDYNYAREKGMGVLNITYSPATVADYTVMMILLGIRKLKYIRQRAALQDYTLEGKLACELGSLTVGIVGTGRIGACVARELTGFGCRMLAYDPFPHSELSEILTYTDMDTLLRESDVITLHAPATESNFHILDADAFARMKPGSGLVNCARGPLVDSDAMIDAIESGQLGFACLDTIEDEYGIYYYNRMGRPLTNRQLAILNSYPNVIVTPHMAFYTREAVSDMVENSILGILQYFREQ; via the coding sequence ATGAAAATGTTTGTATACGGACTCCGCGAGTATGATGAGCGGGTCTATTTTGATAAATTCGCTGCGCTATATGGAATCGAGTTTGATTCTGTCAGCAGCAAGCCAACACTGAAAAACGTAGATCTGGCAAAGGGCTATGATGCCATCAACATCCTCACCGCCCCGGTGGACAAAGCTATGATCGACGCCTACTACGACCTGGGGGTCCGGTGCATCATGACCCGCACCATCGGCTATGACCATATTGACTACAATTACGCCCGTGAGAAAGGAATGGGCGTGCTGAACATCACCTACTCCCCCGCCACGGTGGCGGACTACACGGTGATGATGATCCTGCTCGGGATCCGCAAGCTAAAGTACATTCGCCAGCGGGCGGCTCTGCAGGATTACACGCTGGAGGGCAAACTTGCCTGCGAACTGGGCAGCCTGACGGTCGGCATCGTGGGCACCGGACGGATCGGCGCCTGTGTTGCCCGCGAACTCACCGGATTCGGGTGCCGCATGCTCGCCTATGACCCCTTCCCCCACAGTGAGCTGTCGGAGATCCTAACCTACACGGACATGGACACGCTGCTCAGAGAGAGCGATGTGATCACACTGCATGCTCCCGCCACAGAGAGCAACTTTCACATTCTGGACGCTGATGCTTTCGCCAGGATGAAACCCGGCAGCGGGCTGGTAAACTGCGCCCGGGGGCCTCTGGTGGACAGCGATGCCATGATCGATGCCATTGAGAGCGGCCAGCTTGGATTCGCCTGCCTGGACACCATCGAGGACGAATACGGGATCTACTACTATAACAGGATGGGGAGACCGCTGACCAACCGACAGCTTGCCATCCTAAACTCCTACCCCAACGTGATCGTGACTCCCCACATGGCCTTCTACACCAGGGAAGCCGTGTCCGACATGGTGGAGAACTCGATCCTGGGGATCCTGCAGTATTTCCGGGAACAGTGA
- the tyrS gene encoding tyrosine--tRNA ligase translates to MKNFIPDNVSTYDNVYDVLKERGFIEQTTDEDAVRKLLSEEKIKFYIGFDPTADCLHVGHFMQVIIMMYMQKYGHTPVVLLGGGTGMVGDPSGRTDMRKLMDIETIDENCRQFKKLFDRFLEFDEEWKYEGNDGVFAPGHENKTPEPGKAISVNNAHWLRPLNYVEFVRAVGTHFNVNTMLRAEAFKQRMAREGGLSFFEFNYMLMQSYDFMVMARDFGVKMQFGGNDQWSNIIGGVDLTRKMTGKEVYGMTFSLLTNSEGKKMGKTAKGALWLSPEKTSPYEFYQYWRNVGDADVEKCLRMLTFLPMDEVRRLAALEGAEINHAKEVLAYEVTKLVHGEEEAKKAQDGARAAFGGGASTENIPTAEYEAAAFEGEGKGLLTLMTELKLAASNGEARRTIQQGGLSVNGAKVTDPRTMVTRDMFQDGELLLQKGKKKFQKVVLK, encoded by the coding sequence GTGAAAAATTTTATCCCTGATAATGTCAGCACATATGACAATGTGTACGATGTCCTGAAGGAGCGCGGTTTTATCGAGCAGACCACCGATGAAGACGCAGTACGCAAGCTTCTGTCCGAGGAGAAGATCAAGTTCTACATCGGATTTGACCCGACGGCGGACTGCCTGCATGTAGGGCATTTCATGCAGGTCATCATCATGATGTACATGCAGAAGTACGGCCACACCCCGGTGGTGCTGCTGGGCGGCGGTACAGGCATGGTGGGTGACCCAAGTGGACGCACAGATATGCGTAAGCTGATGGATATCGAGACCATCGATGAGAACTGCCGTCAGTTCAAGAAACTGTTCGACCGCTTCCTGGAGTTCGACGAGGAATGGAAGTACGAGGGCAACGACGGCGTGTTCGCCCCTGGCCACGAGAACAAGACCCCAGAGCCGGGCAAGGCCATCAGCGTCAATAACGCCCACTGGCTGCGCCCGCTGAACTATGTGGAATTCGTCCGGGCGGTAGGTACCCACTTCAACGTGAACACCATGCTCCGGGCAGAGGCGTTCAAGCAGCGCATGGCCCGGGAGGGCGGCCTGTCCTTCTTTGAGTTCAACTACATGCTGATGCAGTCATATGACTTCATGGTCATGGCCCGCGACTTCGGCGTGAAGATGCAGTTCGGCGGTAACGACCAGTGGTCCAACATTATCGGTGGTGTGGATCTGACCCGGAAGATGACAGGGAAGGAAGTCTACGGCATGACCTTCTCCCTGCTGACCAACAGCGAAGGCAAGAAGATGGGCAAGACCGCCAAGGGCGCCCTCTGGCTGTCGCCGGAGAAGACCTCCCCGTATGAGTTCTACCAGTACTGGCGGAACGTGGGAGATGCGGATGTGGAGAAGTGTCTCCGCATGCTAACCTTCCTGCCTATGGACGAGGTGCGCCGGCTGGCTGCGCTTGAGGGTGCGGAGATCAACCATGCCAAGGAAGTGCTGGCATACGAGGTCACCAAGCTGGTCCACGGCGAAGAAGAAGCGAAAAAGGCACAGGATGGTGCCCGGGCAGCCTTCGGTGGCGGTGCATCTACAGAGAATATTCCGACGGCGGAGTACGAGGCTGCCGCGTTCGAAGGAGAAGGGAAAGGCCTCCTGACGCTGATGACGGAACTGAAACTGGCTGCCTCCAACGGAGAGGCTCGCCGCACCATCCAGCAGGGTGGTCTCAGTGTGAATGGCGCCAAGGTCACCGACCCGCGCACCATGGTCACCAGGGACATGTTCCAGGACGGCGAACTGCTTCTGCAAAAGGGGAAAAAGAAATTCCAGAAGGTGGTACTGAAATAA
- the upp gene encoding uracil phosphoribosyltransferase, protein MSKVYVFDHPLIQHKVALMRDKATTVKEFRELAEEVAMLMGFEATRNLPMEEVEIETPICTTKVNMLKGEDIAIVPILRAGLGFVDGMLALIPNAKVGHVGLYRDPETHEPVEYYCKLPTDIEKRQIFVVDPMLATGGSAVAAIDFIKKRGGKDITFMCLIAAPEGIETLEKAHPDVDIFIAAKDEKLNENAYIVPGLGDAGDRLYGTR, encoded by the coding sequence ATGAGCAAGGTATATGTATTTGATCATCCGCTGATCCAGCACAAAGTCGCGCTGATGAGAGACAAGGCCACCACCGTCAAGGAGTTCAGAGAACTGGCAGAGGAAGTCGCCATGCTGATGGGATTTGAAGCGACACGCAATCTTCCTATGGAAGAGGTGGAGATCGAGACCCCGATCTGTACGACCAAGGTGAACATGCTGAAAGGCGAGGACATCGCCATCGTCCCCATCCTGCGGGCCGGACTTGGGTTTGTGGATGGCATGCTGGCGCTGATACCCAATGCCAAGGTGGGACACGTAGGGCTCTACCGCGATCCGGAGACCCACGAGCCGGTGGAATACTACTGCAAGCTGCCTACCGATATCGAGAAGCGGCAGATCTTTGTGGTGGATCCCATGCTGGCTACCGGCGGAAGCGCTGTGGCGGCCATCGATTTCATCAAGAAGAGAGGCGGCAAGGACATCACCTTCATGTGTCTGATCGCGGCGCCGGAGGGGATCGAGACCCTGGAGAAGGCCCATCCGGATGTAGATATCTTCATCGCTGCCAAGGATGAGAAGTTGAATGAGAACGCCTACATCGTACCTGGTCTAGGCGATGCCGGTGACAGATTATACGGAACGAGATAG
- a CDS encoding nucleoside phosphorylase: protein MSIESVFDPYSEEILKASALPEHAGGAASGSVAFPERVIMTFSERILRQVASMEGAEEIGFLLAGSKVPVYRIPLGLNGEGTPKFAAVVRTGMGAPMAAAFMEELIAKGGRRFIVFGSCGLLTGGLPPGHVIVPDRAWRDEGTSYHYAPAADTIKLRNAFYIAGLLKGLDVPHTMGGIWTTDGLYRETVDNAGKRREAGCIAVDMECAALQAVCDFRGCELYQFVYAEDSLVDDQWDPRTMGKVPAVQMESHLQLAMEIARRV from the coding sequence ATGAGTATAGAATCAGTTTTCGATCCGTATTCGGAGGAGATACTGAAGGCCTCGGCACTGCCGGAGCATGCCGGAGGGGCAGCTTCCGGCAGTGTTGCCTTTCCGGAGAGAGTCATCATGACATTCTCGGAGAGAATCCTCCGACAGGTTGCCAGTATGGAGGGAGCAGAGGAGATCGGGTTCCTCCTGGCAGGTTCCAAAGTCCCGGTCTACCGCATTCCCCTCGGCCTGAATGGGGAAGGGACGCCGAAGTTCGCGGCTGTGGTGCGTACCGGAATGGGAGCGCCTATGGCGGCAGCGTTTATGGAAGAGCTCATCGCCAAGGGCGGTCGCAGATTTATCGTGTTTGGTTCTTGCGGGCTTCTCACCGGAGGACTACCCCCGGGCCATGTGATCGTTCCGGACCGGGCCTGGCGGGATGAGGGGACCAGTTACCACTATGCGCCGGCGGCTGACACCATCAAGCTCCGAAACGCCTTTTATATCGCCGGATTGTTGAAAGGGCTGGATGTTCCCCATACGATGGGTGGGATCTGGACAACAGACGGTCTCTACCGAGAGACCGTGGACAATGCCGGTAAGCGGCGGGAGGCCGGCTGCATCGCAGTGGATATGGAATGTGCCGCCCTGCAGGCGGTTTGTGACTTCCGGGGCTGCGAGCTCTACCAGTTTGTCTACGCAGAAGACAGTCTTGTGGATGACCAGTGGGATCCCCGCACTATGGGAAAGGTGCCCGCCGTGCAGATGGAGAGTCACCTGCAGTTGGCGATGGAAATTGCCAGACGGGTATGA